The genomic DNA GCCGGTGTCGATCTTTCCGGCGTTGCAACGACCTCTGACGCAACGTCGCCGCCGAAGCGGCGCACCGCGACCGCCGTCAAGCACGGCGTCCATCATCTCGCCCTCGACGGCTGCGATATTCTCGCCGCACGCTTCGGCGATATCGGCCAGACGGCGATCACCTTGTACCGGCCGCGTCTGCTGCGCGAGTCGGCGGCGAATGCCGGCCTCGCGGCACTCGGTCTCCGCTCCATGCTCCGCGGCAGCGACCGGCTCGACGCCGTACAACTTGCCTTCGCAATCGAGTCATTGGGGGGAACGATCTCTCCCAGCCTCGGTGCTGACACCCTCGGCCTCGGCGCAACGGTGCTGACCGAACATCTCCATCGAGCGACAACCCTCCTCTGCGACGTGTTGCATCGCCCGCGCTTCGACGAGCCGGCGGTCCTGATCGAACGTGGACTCCTCGCCGATGATGCGCGCGGCGTCGCCGACGATATGGTCCGCTTTCCGGTCCAGCTCGCGCTTGGCGTGGCGTTCGGCGACGCCGGGTACGGTGTGCCGACACTCGGAACGCCGGCATCGGTGCTGGCACTCGACACGTCTGCAGTTCGACGCTGGCATCAGCAGATGCTCGGTGGCGGAACGACCACGATCATCGCGGTCGGAGATGACGACCCCGCGCGGGTCGCCGAGATGATCGCCGGCATTGTCGATCGTCACGGCACGGCATCCACCGCCGACGTGATCGGGGGATCGGCCGAGCCGATGACATCGATTCTTCCCGGCACGCGAATCGAGCGCCGCGACCGGCGGCAGTCGGCGCTGGCGATGCTCTTTCCCGGGCCGTCGCGCGGCGAGCACGAGCGGTTCGCGGCGGAGACCTGGAGCGCCATCGCCGGCGGCCTTGGCGGGAGGCTCTTCGAGTCGCTCCGGAGTGCGCGCTCCCTGGCGTACACGGTGATGGCCAATTCGTGGCAGCGAAAAGAGGCCGGTGGCCTCCTGACCTACATCGCGATGGCGCCGGAACGCCTCGACGAGGCCCGCGCCGCGATGCTCGAGGAACTGGCGCAGTTCCGCCGGGAGCCGCCGTCCGCGGAGGAAGTCGAACGGGCGCGGGCGCAGCTGATCGGCGAGGTCGAGCTGTCGCGGCAGACCGCCAGCGCCTTCGCCGGCGAGATCGCGGATGCATGGATCCTGGGTGAAGGTCTCGCCGAGCTCGACGATCCCGCCGCGGGATACCGCGCCGTCACGGTCGACCAGGTCCACGCCGTGGCGCAGCAGTCGTTCGATCCGGCAGTCCGCGCCGAGGGCGTCGTCGCCGCGGTCGCCGCGGAGTAGCTTTGGCGCCATGACTCCCGCGCAGACGGCGGTGCACCGTCAACCCTCGTCGTTCTCCACCGCGGACGCGATCACCCTCGTCAGGATTCCGCTGGCGATCGCCTTTCCGCTGGTGACGAGCGTGCCGGTCCGCCTCGCGATTCTCGGCGTCGCGGCGGCGACCGATCTCGGCGACGGCTGGGTGGCGCGCCGCTTCGGCGGGTCGCACATCGGTGCTGTGCTCGATCCGATCGCCGACAAGCTCTTCGTCACGGTGGCGTTCGCCGTGGTCTGGGCGTCAGGACAGCTCACCTGGTTCGAAGTCGTTGGCGTGCTGGCGCGCGATATCATCGCGACGGTCGCCTTTGTCATCACGATCATCACGGGGAAGGCGACGGCGGTGCCTGCGCGCCTCGGTGGGAAAGCGGTGACGCTGCTGCAGATGGTGACGCTCGTGCTCTTCGTGCTCCAGCTCAATCTCGTGCGGCGATTCGCGTGGGCAACCGCGGCTGTGGCGCTCTACGCCATTTATGATTATCACCAACCGTTTTTCAGGAAGCTCAAGACGCGATGACCGACGATCACAAGCGGTACGCCGACCTCGACTGGATTGGTGGCTTGCGTTTCACCGCGGGCGCGCCCGGCGGCCCGCAGATCCTCCTCGACGGCGACGGGAAGGAATCGACGTCACCAGTCACCACGCTGCTCTGTGCGGCAGGGGCGTGTTCCGGCGCGGATGTGGTGAGCATTCTCGAAAAGAAGCGGATCAAGATCACACGCTTCCATGTCGAGGTAGGCGGACGCCGCGCCGAGGAGTATCCGCGGCGCTTCCTCGAGATTTCGTTGCGATTCGTGTTGTCGGGCGAAGGGCTGACCGAGGCTGCGGCGCGGCAGGCGGTCGACTTGTCGGTGCAGAAGTACTGCAGCGTGCTGCTCTCGCTCAATCCGGATATTCCGATCCGGACCGACATCGTCATCGACTAGCAGAACGGGCCGCCAGATGGCGGCCCGTCGTCGTTACTCCTGGCCCACCTCGACCGGTTCCGGCTCGGGCACCTGGGCCCGTTTCACCACCGGCTGGCAGAAGCGATCGCCAAGGACCCGGACCTGGGCCAGTTCTTCCGGCTTCAGGTCGGAATACCGCTCGGCGATGTACTGCATGGTGTCGTCCAACCACTCCTTCTGGTGCTCGGCCGCGGCTTCGAGGACGCCGCAGCGCAGGATGTGACTGAACAGCTCGTCGCGTGCCTGATCCAGTGCCGTCGGCATCGACGGGGTACGGGGGGCCGCCTTCTTCTTCGTCAATCGACCTTCCTTCATGGGTTGTTCAGGGCGTCGGTGCCCCAGTCTCGCATTTTGCTCGGCACAATAATATAGAGAATCGAGGTACCTCGGGGCAATTCCGCCCTCGCGGACGTTAGATTGCCGTCGGCGCCGATGCAGTTCTTTTCCGGCGCGAGCGCGGCATCATCGAAGGTTTCCGCGCGTTGGCCGCCGCGATCCCATCCGGGGTCCTGCGCTCGCCGGCCATCGCGATTGAGGCAGCATGGCGTCCGGCCAGAAACAGTTCTACATCGCCCTCGCGGTCATTGCCATCGGCGGTGCCGCGTTCATTGTTTCCCGGATCGTGAGCCATCCTGCGATCTCGATTCCCGCCAACGTGGTGGTAACAGCAGGCGACACCTCCGGGTTCCATGGCTACGAGCTGGGCCTGCCGAGCGCGCCGATCGAGATCACCGAGTACGCCGACTTCCAGTGTCCCCACTGCGCCGATTTCGACCAGGTGCAGTTTCCGGACGTGAAGGCGCGCCTGATCGACAACGGCAAGGCACGGCTGCGCTTCCGCGATTTCCCGATCGAGGGCGATCAGAGCCGCGTCGCCGCCCACGCCGCGGCGTGTGCCAACGATCAGGGGAAGTTCTGGGAGGTCAAGGGATCGCTCTTCCAGCGCCAGGCCGACTGGGCGTTCCATTCCAATCCGATGTCGACGATCAGGGATATCGTGCGCCAGGCCGGCGTCGATGTCGCCAGCTGGGAGGCGTGCATGAAGTCGGCGAAATACGCCGGCCGCATCCAGGCCTCGTATGACGAAGGGGTCAAGCTCGGTGTCACCGGTACCCCGACCTTCCTGATCGACAAGCACCTCTATGTCGGCGTCGGCAGCGACCGGCTGGTCAAGATCGTCGATTCGCTCACGGCGCTGGGACCTCAAACGACGGCGGGCACCGCGAGCACAACAGGGCAGTGAGCACCGATTCCGCTGACCCGTCGGGGAAAGTCCCGGCGGGACTCGCCCTGGCGGCGTTGGGCGTGGTGTACGGCGATATCGGGACGTCGCCGCTCTACTCGCTCAAGGAATGCTTCAATGGTGACCACGCTGTTCCGCTGACGCGGGACAACGTCCTCGGCGTCCTCTCGCTGGTCTTCTGGGCACTCAACTTCATCGTCTCGTTCAAGTACATCGCCATGGTCCTCCGCGCCGACAATCGTGGCGAGGGAGGAATTCTCGCGCTCCTCGCGCTGGTGCGCCCCAAGGGAAAGTCGGGGCACAGGCGTGAGATCCTCCTGATCCTGGGACTCTTCGGCGCGGCACTCCTCTACGGCGACGGCGTCATCACGCCGGCGATCTCGGTGCTGTCGGCGGTCGAAGGGATTCACATCGCGACGCCGGCGTTCCAGCGATTCGTGATCCCGATCACCGTGGTGATCCTCTCCGGCCTCTTCTGGATGCAGAAGCGCGGCACCGCCGGCGTCGGTGCGGTGTTCGGTCCGCTGATGGTCCTCTGGTTCGTCTGCATCGGCGCGCTCGGTATCTACGGCCTGTCGCGAGATCCCGGCGTCATTGCAGCGATCAATCCCGGATATGCGCTGGAATACTTCCGGCATACCGGCTTCCGCAGTGTCTTCGTGCTCGGGTCGGTCTTTCTCGTGGTGACCGGCGGCGAAGCGCTCTATGCCGATCTCGGCCACTTCGGCCGCCGCCCGATCCGAATGGCGTGGTGGGGACTCGTCCTCCCGGCGCTGTCGCTCAACTATCTGGGCCAGGGCGCGCTCCTGCTGCACGATCCCCATGCGGCGGTCAATCCGTTCTTCTCGCTGGTGCCGCAGTGGGCACTCTATCCGATGGTGATGATCGCGACGATCGCGGCGGTGATTGCGTCGCAGGCACTGATCTCCGGGGCGTTTTCGCTGACGCAGCAGGCGATGCAGCTCGGGTTCGTGCCGCGCATGCGGCTGGTGCACACGTCGCGGACGGCGATCGGACAGATCTTCATGCCGGGGATCAACGGCGCGCTCTGGGTCGCGTGCGTGGTGCTGGTGCTCGTCTTCGGGTCGTCGGATGCGCTCGCCGCAACGTACGGCGTGGCGGTCACCGGGACGATGATGATCACCACCATCCTCTTTGCGGTCGTTGAACGGAAACTCTGGCACTGGCCGATGTGGCAGGTCGCGGCGCTCACCTCGGTCTTCCTCGTCGTCGACATCACCTTCTTCGGCGCGAACATGGTGAAGTTCTACGAGGGAGGGTGGTTCCCGCTCGCGGCGGCGGCGGTGGTCTACCTGCTGATGAGCACGTGGCGGCGCGGCCGGCAGCAGGTCACGTCGATCCTGACCGAGAGCTCGCTGCCGCTCGATCTCTTCATCCCCGACATCGAGCGCCGCAAGCCGACTCGTGTCCCCGGTATCGCGGTCTTCATGACG from Gemmatimonadales bacterium includes the following:
- a CDS encoding thioredoxin domain-containing protein, producing the protein MASGQKQFYIALAVIAIGGAAFIVSRIVSHPAISIPANVVVTAGDTSGFHGYELGLPSAPIEITEYADFQCPHCADFDQVQFPDVKARLIDNGKARLRFRDFPIEGDQSRVAAHAAACANDQGKFWEVKGSLFQRQADWAFHSNPMSTIRDIVRQAGVDVASWEACMKSAKYAGRIQASYDEGVKLGVTGTPTFLIDKHLYVGVGSDRLVKIVDSLTALGPQTTAGTASTTGQ
- a CDS encoding OsmC family protein, giving the protein MTDDHKRYADLDWIGGLRFTAGAPGGPQILLDGDGKESTSPVTTLLCAAGACSGADVVSILEKKRIKITRFHVEVGGRRAEEYPRRFLEISLRFVLSGEGLTEAAARQAVDLSVQKYCSVLLSLNPDIPIRTDIVID
- a CDS encoding CDP-alcohol phosphatidyltransferase family protein — translated: MTPAQTAVHRQPSSFSTADAITLVRIPLAIAFPLVTSVPVRLAILGVAAATDLGDGWVARRFGGSHIGAVLDPIADKLFVTVAFAVVWASGQLTWFEVVGVLARDIIATVAFVITIITGKATAVPARLGGKAVTLLQMVTLVLFVLQLNLVRRFAWATAAVALYAIYDYHQPFFRKLKTR
- a CDS encoding potassium transporter Kup, translating into MSTDSADPSGKVPAGLALAALGVVYGDIGTSPLYSLKECFNGDHAVPLTRDNVLGVLSLVFWALNFIVSFKYIAMVLRADNRGEGGILALLALVRPKGKSGHRREILLILGLFGAALLYGDGVITPAISVLSAVEGIHIATPAFQRFVIPITVVILSGLFWMQKRGTAGVGAVFGPLMVLWFVCIGALGIYGLSRDPGVIAAINPGYALEYFRHTGFRSVFVLGSVFLVVTGGEALYADLGHFGRRPIRMAWWGLVLPALSLNYLGQGALLLHDPHAAVNPFFSLVPQWALYPMVMIATIAAVIASQALISGAFSLTQQAMQLGFVPRMRLVHTSRTAIGQIFMPGINGALWVACVVLVLVFGSSDALAATYGVAVTGTMMITTILFAVVERKLWHWPMWQVAALTSVFLVVDITFFGANMVKFYEGGWFPLAAAAVVYLLMSTWRRGRQQVTSILTESSLPLDLFIPDIERRKPTRVPGIAVFMTSIPNVAPPVMLHHLKHNKILHETVILMTLASQEIPQVDDGERVQVESRGAGFYQVKAQYGFMESFNVPQLLQAVAPYLHEDGRATPSLNLHDVTFYLGRETLIVPPRPPGSRRPPGTMPAWRAELFAIMSRNAISAASFFRLPPNRVVELGAQIQV